From one Sparus aurata chromosome 16, fSpaAur1.1, whole genome shotgun sequence genomic stretch:
- the nkx2.4a gene encoding NK2 homeobox 4a isoform X2, translated as MSLSPKHTTPFSVTDILSPIEETYKKFSAMDGAGNLTSPLGAYRQPQVSQTGMQQHSMGHNATVATTYHMPHTVSQFSHSAMGGYCNGSIGNMGDLPSYQESMRNSAAATGWYSANPDPRYSTSMNMTGMGGLTGMADATKSMPALHAAPRRKRRVLFSQAQVYELERRFKQQKYLSAPEREHLASMIHLTPTQVKIWFQNHRYKMKRQAKDKAAQQLQQQQQDGNLCQQQAQSPRRVAVPVLVKDGKPCQNGSNTPTPNQQQVQQSQQQSQQQNGAGVVLASPTSSLGQHQSQQQVNALELEEMSPSPPSLHSQLNMAQIDTSAVDYTSNMVSSNLLYGRTW; from the exons ATGTCGTTGAGCCCAAAGCACACAACGcctttttcagtgacagatatTTTGAGTCCAATCGAGGAGACCTACAAGAAGTTTAGTGCCATGGACGGCGCAGGGAACCTAACCTCTCCACTGGGAGCCTACCGACAGCCTCAGGTGTCTCAGACCGGCATGCAACAACACTCCATGGGCCACAACGCTACCGTGGCCACCACTTACCACATGCCGCACACCGTCTCCCAGTTCTCCCACAGCGCAATGGGGGGATACTGCAATGGAAGCATTGGCAACATGGGAGACCTCCCGTCGTACCAGGAAAGCATGCGGAATAGTGCTGCAGCAACAGGGTGGTACAGCGCCAACCCGGATCCGAGATACTCAACAA GTATGAACATGACCGGCATGGGGGGTCTCACAGGAATGGCGGACGCCACCAAATCCATGCCAGCTCTCCACGCTGCGCCCAGGAGGAAACGGCGCGTCCTGTTCTCGCAGGCTCAGGTCTACGAGCTGGAGAGGAGGTTTAAGCAGCAGAAATACCTGTCGGCGCCCGAGAGGGAGCACCTGGCCAGCATGATCCACCTGACACCGACCCAGGTGAAGATTTGGTTTCAGAACCACCGGTACAAGATGAAGCGCCAGGCCAAGGACAAGGCAgcgcagcagctgcagcagcagcaacaggacGGTAACCTGTGCCAACAGCAGGCGCAGTCTCCGAGGCGCGTAGCCGTGCCAGTTCTGGTGAAGGACGGTAAACCGTGCCAGAACGGCTCGAACACGCCGACACCGAACCAGCAACAGGTACAACAGAGCCAACAACAAAGTCAACAACAGAACGGGGCCGGAGTTGTGCTCGCGTCCCCGACCAGCAGCCTCGGCCAGCATCAGAGCCAGCAGCAGGTGAACGCTttggagctggaggagatgtcGCCCAGCCCCCCGTCACTGCACAGCCAGCTCAACATGGCCCAGATAGACACATCTGCTGTAGATTACACCAGTAACATGGTCAGCTCAAACCTCCTCTACGGCAGGACGTGGTAG
- the nkx2.4a gene encoding NK2 homeobox 4a isoform X1 gives MSLSPKHTTPFSVTDILSPIEETYKKFSAMDGAGNLTSPLGAYRQPQVSQTGMQQHSMGHNATVATTYHMPHTVSQFSHSAMGGYCNGSIGNMGDLPSYQESMRNSAAATGWYSANPDPRYSTISRFMGPSTGMNMTGMGGLTGMADATKSMPALHAAPRRKRRVLFSQAQVYELERRFKQQKYLSAPEREHLASMIHLTPTQVKIWFQNHRYKMKRQAKDKAAQQLQQQQQDGNLCQQQAQSPRRVAVPVLVKDGKPCQNGSNTPTPNQQQVQQSQQQSQQQNGAGVVLASPTSSLGQHQSQQQVNALELEEMSPSPPSLHSQLNMAQIDTSAVDYTSNMVSSNLLYGRTW, from the exons ATGTCGTTGAGCCCAAAGCACACAACGcctttttcagtgacagatatTTTGAGTCCAATCGAGGAGACCTACAAGAAGTTTAGTGCCATGGACGGCGCAGGGAACCTAACCTCTCCACTGGGAGCCTACCGACAGCCTCAGGTGTCTCAGACCGGCATGCAACAACACTCCATGGGCCACAACGCTACCGTGGCCACCACTTACCACATGCCGCACACCGTCTCCCAGTTCTCCCACAGCGCAATGGGGGGATACTGCAATGGAAGCATTGGCAACATGGGAGACCTCCCGTCGTACCAGGAAAGCATGCGGAATAGTGCTGCAGCAACAGGGTGGTACAGCGCCAACCCGGATCCGAGATACTCAACAA tTTCTAGATTCATGGGACCTTCCACAGGTATGAACATGACCGGCATGGGGGGTCTCACAGGAATGGCGGACGCCACCAAATCCATGCCAGCTCTCCACGCTGCGCCCAGGAGGAAACGGCGCGTCCTGTTCTCGCAGGCTCAGGTCTACGAGCTGGAGAGGAGGTTTAAGCAGCAGAAATACCTGTCGGCGCCCGAGAGGGAGCACCTGGCCAGCATGATCCACCTGACACCGACCCAGGTGAAGATTTGGTTTCAGAACCACCGGTACAAGATGAAGCGCCAGGCCAAGGACAAGGCAgcgcagcagctgcagcagcagcaacaggacGGTAACCTGTGCCAACAGCAGGCGCAGTCTCCGAGGCGCGTAGCCGTGCCAGTTCTGGTGAAGGACGGTAAACCGTGCCAGAACGGCTCGAACACGCCGACACCGAACCAGCAACAGGTACAACAGAGCCAACAACAAAGTCAACAACAGAACGGGGCCGGAGTTGTGCTCGCGTCCCCGACCAGCAGCCTCGGCCAGCATCAGAGCCAGCAGCAGGTGAACGCTttggagctggaggagatgtcGCCCAGCCCCCCGTCACTGCACAGCCAGCTCAACATGGCCCAGATAGACACATCTGCTGTAGATTACACCAGTAACATGGTCAGCTCAAACCTCCTCTACGGCAGGACGTGGTAG